The sequence GCAGCACCCAGGAGCCGTCGGGCTGCTTCTGCTGGATGTAGACGAACTTCTCGTACGCGAGGTTCTTCACGACGAGTGTGTAGCTGACGTCCTGCCAGACCTGGCCATAGCGGCTGCTCACGGAACTGAAGGCCTTGAGCAGGCGGACCTCGTCCGCGGCGTGGGCGGGCAGGGAGGTGAAGCCCAGCGTGAGTCCGGCCAGCAGGGCGAGCAGGGCGCGCCAGCGGGGCGCGGAAGCGGTGGTTGTCTTTGACATGGCGGGGGTTCCTCGCGAGTCCGGCTCGGGGGGCCGGGCTCCAGGTGCCTGGGTCATCCAGGGCCCGTGCATGTTGTCAGTCCATTCCGACGTTCGTCGCGCCGCGTCTGGTCAAACCGTTTTGTTGAAATCTTCCACCTCGCGGGCCAGCCGCGCTTCGTACCTTCGCACGCAGATGCCCACGAACTTCCGAAGTCTGCGGAGGTCGGGCACCGACGAGAGGAGCGGCGTCAGGTCCACCTTTTCCAGGCGAGGCCGGAGTGCCGTGGCGACTCGAGCGGGCTTCACCTCGAGCAACTCCGCGAGGACCTTTCGCGGCCTCATCCGGGCGCGAGCGAATTGCTCAGGTGTGGGCTCGCGGCCGACGAGCTGGCGGATGATGTCCGGGTCGAGGAAGAGCAGCCCCTCCGGCGGTGTCCTCAGAAAGAACACTCGCAGCAGCGCGGCCAGGGGGGTGTGCCGTAGGAAGCCGTAGACGCGGAGCTTGTCGTACTCCCGTTGATTCGCGCTTGGCTTCTTGGATGGGCCTATCACCAGGGCGATATCCAATCTGTTGACCATCCGCGAGCTCGTCTGGGTCACGGCGCCGTCCCAGTTACCCCCGTTCTTCAGCCGGACCTTTCCTGCGAGCTCGGGCCCGAGCAGCTTCTTCAGCACGAGCACGGCTGAGTGGCTCGAAGTGATGACATGCGGGATCACGCGAAATCCTCCTTCTGGAGTTCGTAGCTCAAATCACCAAGCTCGACGGCCCTGCGCCACTTGATGCGGAGGGACGCTCGCATTCCGTGTTGAAACGCCATGTCGATGTCCGAGCCCCGCCACAGCAGGACGTTCCGGATGGGGTGGACTTTCACGGCTTCAATCACCGACAGCGAAAGCTTGCTGCTGCTGAAGAGAAGGCCCACGGCGGCACCGGGGCGACGCTGAAGCTGGAGCGTCAGCTTCGCGATGGGCTCGAAGCCGATGGAGTCTGCGTGGTCCTTCGTCTCGACGATGCACGCCAGTCCATCCGAGTGGATGGCCCCGTCTATCTGCTCGTGGTCGTTGACGTAGGGCCACACGACCCTGGCTCGCTCCAACTGGAACGCGCGCAGCAGCAGGAATTCGAGCGCCCTCCCAGGAGGCCACGCCTCCGGCACCTTTCGCGCCTTCACCTGCTCCCACAGCACTCGAATCTCGGCCGGTCCCATCCCCTGCACCCTCCTCGCGTACTCCTCCTCGACGCCCACGCCACCGCCTCCTCTATACAACCTGTAGGGTAGAGGAGTCTACGTGCGACCTCTGACATGGGTTGAGCCGGGGTGACACCGTGCAGCAGCAAGTCCCCTGCCACCCATCCACCACTCGGCACACGGCGTGCTGTCAGGCGCCTCGGCGTTGGAGTAGGGAAGGGGCCATGAACCGTACCCTCCTGTCCCTCGTCGGCGCGGCGCTGCTGTCGGGCGCTGCCTCCGCCGCGGAGAAGACTCCCGCGCGCGTTCCGGATGCCACCGAGCTGCAGCGCCTCACGGCGCGCTTCGCCCCCGTGGAGCTCAAGGTGGACCTCAAGGCCCTGCCCGACTCCGAGAAGCGCGCGCTCGGCAAGCTCGTCCAGGCGTCGCAGGTCGTCGACGCCCTCTTCCTGCACCAGCGCTGGGCCGGCAACGTGACGCTCCTCCTGGACCTGCAGCGCGACGACTCGGCCCTGGGCCGCGCGCGCCTGCACGCGTTCCTCCTCGACAAGGGCCCGTGGAGCAGCCTCGACGAGGCGCGCCCCTTCATCCCCGGCGTGCCGCCCAAGCCGGACGCCGCCAACTTCTACCCGGCCGGCGCCACCAAGGCCGAAGTCGAAGCGTGGGTGAAGTCCCTCCCCGAGGCACAGCAGAAGGAGGCCACCGGCTTCTACACCACCATCCGCCGGGGCACGGACGGCAGGTTCATCACCGTCCCCTACAGCGTCGAGTACCAGGGCGAGCTGGCCCAGGCCGCCGCGCTGCTGCGCGAGGCCGCCGCGCTCACCAAGCAGCCCACCCTCAAGGCCTTCCTCACCGCCCGCGCGGACGCCTTCCTCTCCAACGACTACTACGCCAGCGAGGTGGCGTGGATGCAGCTCGACGCCTCCGTGGAGCCCACCATCGGGCCCTACGAGGTCTACGAGGACAACTGGTTCAACTACAAGGCCGCCTTCGAGTCCTTCATCGGCCTGCGCGACGAGACGGAGACGCAGAAGCTGGCGAAGTTCAGCGGCCAGCTCCAGGCGCTGGAGAACGCGCTGCCCATCGACGCGAAGATGCGCAACCCGAAGCTCGGTGCGCTCGCGCCCATCCGCGTCGTCAACAGCCTCTTCTCCGCCGGTGACGCCAACCGCGGCGTGCAGACGGCCGCCTACAACCTCCCCAACGACGAGCGCGTGACGGAGAAGATGGGCTCCAAGCGCGTCATGCTGAAGAACGTGCAGGAGGCCAAGTTCGAGCGCGTGCTCGTCCCCATCGCCAAGGTGTCGCTCACCGCGAAGGACCAGCAGGACGTCTCCTTCGACGCCTTCTTCACGCACATCCTCATGCACGAGCTGATGCACGGCCTGGGGCCGCACAACATCACCGTGGACGGCAAGCAGACCACGGTGCGCCAGGCGCTCCAGGTGGCGTCCAGCGCGCTCGAGGAGGCCAAGGCGGACATCTCCGGCCTGTGGGCGCTGCAGCAGCTCGTGGACAAGGGCGTCATCGACAAGCAGCTCGAGCGCACCATGTACACGACGTTCCTCGCCTCCGCGTTCCGCTCCATCCGCTTCGGCGTGGACGAGGCGCACGGCAAGGGCATCGCCCTGCAGCTCAATCACTTCCTCGACACCGGCGCGGTGAAGGTGAACGCGGACGGCACCTTCTCGGTGGTGCCGGAGAAGATTCGCCAGTCCGTCACCTCGCTGACGAAGCAGCTCATGGAGATTCAGGGCCGCGGAGACCGCAAGGCCGCGGAGCTGCTGCTCGCGAAGATGGGCGTGGTGCGCCCGCCCGTGCAGAAGGTGCTGGAGAAGCTGAAGGACGTGCCGGTGGACATCGAGCCGCGCTACGTCACCGCCGAGGAGCTGGCGCGCGAGGCCGTCGGCTCCGCGTCCGATACCGCCGTGCGGAAGTAGCCACCGGCCGCCGTCCCGTCCGCCGCGCGGCGGTTTTCCATGCGCGGCGGGCGGGGCATGGCCAGTTAGCAGGAGAGATGCAGACTCCGGCCCGCCATTCCTCGCCCGACCCCTGGGGCGTCGTCCTCGCGCTGGGCATCCTCGGCGCGTGGGGCGGGCACCTCGTCTTTCTCTTCACCGCGCGCGGGTTGCCCTGGGACGCGCCGCTCACCTGGCTGCACATCCTTCTGCAGGCCTGGCTGTGCACGGGCCTCTTCATCACCGGGCATGACGCCATGCACGGCACCGTGTCCCGCCTCCGCTGGGTGAATGAAGTCGTGGGCACGGTCGCCTGCTTCCTCTTCGCGGGGCTGTCGTACCGGCGGCTCGTGGTGAATCACCGCGCGCACCATGCGCGGCCGACGGGCGACGACGACCCGGACTTCTCCACGCGCACGCAGGCCTTCTGGCCGTGGCTGGCGACGTTCATGGTCCGCTACACCACGCTGCCGCAGCTCGGCGTCATGGCTGCCAAGTTCAACGTGTTCGTCTTCCTGGGCGTGTCCCAGCCGCGCATCCTCGGCTTCTGGGTGGTGCCCGCGCTGCTGGGCACGCTGCAGCTCTTCTACTTCGGCACGTACCTGCCGCACCGCCGCCCGCACACGGTGGACATGGCGCCGCACCACGCGCGCACCCTGCCTCGCAACCACCTGTGGGCCATGATGTCCTGCTACTTCTTCGGCTACCACTGGGAGCACCACGAGTCCCCCGGCACGCCCTGGTGGCGGCTGTGGCGGATGAAGGACGCCCGCGCCCGGGACGCGGCCCGGCTGGGCGGTCTGGTGCGGGAGCAGGAGGGCGTCTCGCGGTAACCTCTGGACGGGCCAGGCCGTATAACAAGGGCCATGAGCGACAAGCCGCCCGCCGAGCCCCCCAGCTCCGAAATCACGCCCGAGTCGCGCTACCTGCGCCGCCGCGAGCTCCTGAAGAACGCGGGCCTCTTCGCGGGCACCGCCGCCGCCGTCGCTGGAGGCCTGTACCTGCTGGGCCGCAAGCAGACGCGCTTCATGGACGCCTATGTCCCGGACGCGGGCCTCGTGAATGCGCCGGTGGCGAAGGGCCAGGGCCCGTACGACACCGACGAGCCGCGCACGCCGTACGAGGACGTCACCACGTACAACAACTTCTACGAGTTCGGCCTCGACAAGAACGACCCGGCCCGCAACGCGCACACGCTCAGGCCCCGGCCATGGACTGTCACGATTGACGGCGAGGTCCACAAGCCCCAGACGGTGGACATCGACCAGCTCGCGTCCTGGAGCCCGCTGGAGGAGCGCGTCTACCGCATGCGCTGCGTGGAGGCCTGGTCCATGGTGATTCCGTGGCTGGGCTTCCCGCTGGGCGAGTTGCTCAAGCGCGTGGAGCCCACGGGCAACGCGCGGTACGTGGCCTTCAACACCCTGCATGACCCGGAGCAGATGCCCGGCCAGCGGCGCGGCACGCTGGACTGGCCCTACGTGGAAGGCCTGCGCCTGGACGAGGCCATGCACCCGCTGACGCTGATGGCCACGGGGCTCTACGGGCGGCAATTGCCCAACCAGAACGGCGCGCCGCTGCGGCTGGTGGTGCCCTGGAAGTATGGCTTCAAGGGAATCAAGTCCATCGTCCGCATCTCCCTGACGCGCGACGAGCCGCCCACGACGTGGAACCTCGCCGCGCCGGACGAGTATGGCTTCTACGCCAACGTGAATCCCGCCGTGGACCACCCGCGCTGGAGCCAGGCCTCGGAGCGCCGCATCGGAGAAGGCTTCGAGCGCCGTCCCACGCTGCCCTTCAACGGCTACGCGGAGCAGGTGGCGCACCTCTACACGGGCATGGACCTGCGGAAGAACTTCTGAGCGACACCCATGGCCTCGCGTCCTCTTCCCTGGCTCAACCCCGCCCTCGTCGTGGGCGGCCTGTCTCCGTTGGTGATGATGGCCGTGCAGGGCCCTCGCGGGGATTTGGGCCCCAACGCGGTGGAGGCCGCGCTCAACCAGACGGGCCTCTTCGCGCTGGTGCTGCTGGTGGCGTCGCTGGCGTGTACGCCGCTGCGGCTCGTCTTCAAGTGGACGTGGCCCGCGCGCATCCGCCGCACGCTGGGCCTGCTGGCCTTCACGTACGCGGCCTCGCATTTCCTCGTGTACGCGGTGCTGGACCAGGGGCTGAAGCTCGGCGGCATCCTGGAGGACATCGGCAAGCGGCCCTTCATCACCGTGGGCTTCACCGCGCTGGTGCTGCTGGTGCCGCTGGCGGTGACGTCCACGAATGCGTGGGTGCGGCGGCTGGGCTTCCCGCGCTGGCAGCGCCTGCACCGGCTGGCCTACGTGGCCGCGGTGCTGGGCGTGGTGCACTTCGTGTGGCGCGTGAAGAAGGACGTCACCGAGCCGCTCATCTACGCGGCCGTGCTGGGCCTGCTGTTCGCCATCCGCGCGGCGGAGGCCGTCCGCAAGCGAAGGGCTCGCGACGCGGTGGCGGCACGGAGCGCGGCGTCGCCCTGAAGCCGGGCCCGTCCCGCGGTGGCGCCACGGAGCGCGGCGTCGCCCTGAAACACGAACGCCGGGCCCGTCCCGCTGTAGCGGTCCGGAGGCCCGGCGTCGTTGCCGCGACTCTCGCTGCGTCTACTTGCGCGGCAGCGGGAGGATGGTGTCCACCAGCGTCATGAGCTGCGCGCAGCTCACCGGCTTGCGGACGAAGGCGCTGATGCCGGCCTTCTGCCCGAGCGCGCGGACCTCCGCCACGTTCGGGTCGCCCGTCATCATCAGGATGGGCACCTTGGACAGCTTCGCGTTGGGGCTCGCGCGAATCTGCGCCGCGAAGTCCGCGCCGTTCATCCCGTCCATGTGGAAGTCGGTGAGGATGAGGTCCACCGGCCCTGACTCCGCCACCTTCAGTCCCTCTTCGGCGGACTCCGCCTCCAGGAACTCGAAGTTGCGGGCCATCAGGTAGATTTTCAGCAGCGTCCGGATGGAGCGGCTGTCGTCCACGAGGAGGACCCGCTGCGGCGCCACGCCCGCGGCAGGGCGCGCCCCGAGAGGTCCAGCCTTCTCCGTCGTGGAGCGGTTCGGTACGGGCTCAGGAGAGGGGAGGGTTCCGGCCTTCATCGGATCATCAACCTCAGGTGGGGCTGTTCCCCTGGAAACTTTGTCATGTTGACGGAAGGACAGGCCGAAGTCAAAGCCGAGGCGCTCACGGAACTTCCAGCACGAAGGCCTGTGTCTCGTTGGGCGTCAGTCCTACGCCAGGGGCGATGGCCGGGTCCAGTTCGTTGGGAACTCGCCAGGTCTGGCCCGTGGATTGGATCAGCACGAGGGTATAGCGCCCCTTGGGAAGCTCCTTGAGCGGGGCAGGGGCCGAGGGATTGCTAGCGTCGAGGGCTCTCGGCTGCACCACCACCTGGAGCTCCTGCACCACGGCGGGCGTCATGCGCGGGTTGCCCTGCTCATCCGTGAGGGCAGCGATGGGTCCATCAGGAATCAGACCCGCGGCGAGCACCACCAGGTCCGCCTTGCCGTCCTGGGTGCCATCCGCATGCACGTAGTCCACACCGGGGCTGTCCAGCACACCATTGCGGTCCAGGTCGTTGTCCTCCACGAGCCCTGCGACAGGGTCCGCCAGCTTGCGCACCACCACGCGCGGCCAGAGGTCCGGGATGCCGTCCTTGTTGGCGTCGTCCGGGATGCCGTCCTTGTTGGCGTCCACGTAGCTGACCATGAAGCCGGGCGGGCGCTGATCCACCGCGCCCTGGAGGAACGCGCGCGTCAGCCGCAGCACCTTGGCGGTGGAGCCCATCGTCTTGTCGCCCTGCGACACCTGGAAGGCGGGCCTGTCCAGCGGCACGCGGGCCGTGTCCGCGAAGCTCACCGAGACGCCGGTGAGGGGCTGGGGCTCGCCGTCCGCGTTCGCCGTGACTTCCAGCGTGAGGGGCTGGCCGGTGGTGGGGTCCACCGCCGCGCCGCCCACGTCGCCCTCGTTGGGCTCGCTGGTGACGCCGTACCAGGGGTTGAAGTCCGAGGTGTGGCACGGCTGCGTCCCGGCGGCGCCGCAGGTGTCCGCGTCGATGAATCCGCGCAGCGTGTAGTGCCCCACCGGCACGAGGCTGAAGGTGAAGGGCGCGGTGAAGGGACCGGGCAGGTTGCCGCCCAGCGCGGGGCCGAAGACCTGCGCCGCGGGGATGACGGTGAAGGCGATGGGCCGGCCCGTGCCCTGCGGCGGCGGAGGCCGCTCCGCGTCGTAGAGGAACACGATGACGTTGCCCCTCGCGCGCGAGTTCACCACCAGGCTGCCCTCGATGCGGGCGGTGTGGGTGTTCTGCCGGAAGTCCGCGGTGGGGACCACGGGCGGAGCCTCGCAGCCCAGGCCGATGACGGAAGCGAGAGACAGGCCCCCGAGGGCCTTCGTCCAGGAAGAGAGGGGGCGGCTCATGGCGTCACCGTCAGCGTCGCGTACACGCGCCGCTCGATTCGATTGCCGAAGGGATGCTGGGAGTGCGCGCCGGCCATGTTGCTGCCCACCAGCGCCACGTCCACCGTGTCCTTCACGGCCTCGTAGCCCACGCGCGCGTTGACCACGGTGTAGGCCTTCAGGGGGTTGGAGTTGAACTCGATGCGGGTGGGGTCCGACGCGGCGGGCTCGCGCTCAATCCACGTGGTGGACGAGGTGAAGGACGCGTCCACGCCGAACTCCAGGTCCGCCTTGGTGCGGTAGGTGACGCCCGCGTACAGCTTGAGCTGTGGCGCCTGGCTGCACGGGCCGCACTCTTCCTCCTCCTCGCGGTCCGACGTCACCTTCTGGAAGGCGACGCTCGCCTTGAGGCCGAGGCCGTCCACCGGGGCCATGTTGGCGCCCACCTCCATGCCGCGCGCGGTGTAGACGGCGTCCTCGTTCTGGAAGAACGAGCGGCCGAGCAGGTACGAGCCCGACTCCGCGTCGTACGAGTCACCCGCGGGCAGCCGCTGCACGGCGGACAGGCCGATGA comes from Pyxidicoccus parkwaysis and encodes:
- a CDS encoding dipeptidyl-peptidase 3 family protein, which encodes MNRTLLSLVGAALLSGAASAAEKTPARVPDATELQRLTARFAPVELKVDLKALPDSEKRALGKLVQASQVVDALFLHQRWAGNVTLLLDLQRDDSALGRARLHAFLLDKGPWSSLDEARPFIPGVPPKPDAANFYPAGATKAEVEAWVKSLPEAQQKEATGFYTTIRRGTDGRFITVPYSVEYQGELAQAAALLREAAALTKQPTLKAFLTARADAFLSNDYYASEVAWMQLDASVEPTIGPYEVYEDNWFNYKAAFESFIGLRDETETQKLAKFSGQLQALENALPIDAKMRNPKLGALAPIRVVNSLFSAGDANRGVQTAAYNLPNDERVTEKMGSKRVMLKNVQEAKFERVLVPIAKVSLTAKDQQDVSFDAFFTHILMHELMHGLGPHNITVDGKQTTVRQALQVASSALEEAKADISGLWALQQLVDKGVIDKQLERTMYTTFLASAFRSIRFGVDEAHGKGIALQLNHFLDTGAVKVNADGTFSVVPEKIRQSVTSLTKQLMEIQGRGDRKAAELLLAKMGVVRPPVQKVLEKLKDVPVDIEPRYVTAEELAREAVGSASDTAVRK
- a CDS encoding fatty acid desaturase; this encodes MQTPARHSSPDPWGVVLALGILGAWGGHLVFLFTARGLPWDAPLTWLHILLQAWLCTGLFITGHDAMHGTVSRLRWVNEVVGTVACFLFAGLSYRRLVVNHRAHHARPTGDDDPDFSTRTQAFWPWLATFMVRYTTLPQLGVMAAKFNVFVFLGVSQPRILGFWVVPALLGTLQLFYFGTYLPHRRPHTVDMAPHHARTLPRNHLWAMMSCYFFGYHWEHHESPGTPWWRLWRMKDARARDAARLGGLVREQEGVSR
- the msrP gene encoding protein-methionine-sulfoxide reductase catalytic subunit MsrP, producing MSDKPPAEPPSSEITPESRYLRRRELLKNAGLFAGTAAAVAGGLYLLGRKQTRFMDAYVPDAGLVNAPVAKGQGPYDTDEPRTPYEDVTTYNNFYEFGLDKNDPARNAHTLRPRPWTVTIDGEVHKPQTVDIDQLASWSPLEERVYRMRCVEAWSMVIPWLGFPLGELLKRVEPTGNARYVAFNTLHDPEQMPGQRRGTLDWPYVEGLRLDEAMHPLTLMATGLYGRQLPNQNGAPLRLVVPWKYGFKGIKSIVRISLTRDEPPTTWNLAAPDEYGFYANVNPAVDHPRWSQASERRIGEGFERRPTLPFNGYAEQVAHLYTGMDLRKNF
- a CDS encoding sulfite oxidase heme-binding subunit YedZ gives rise to the protein MASRPLPWLNPALVVGGLSPLVMMAVQGPRGDLGPNAVEAALNQTGLFALVLLVASLACTPLRLVFKWTWPARIRRTLGLLAFTYAASHFLVYAVLDQGLKLGGILEDIGKRPFITVGFTALVLLVPLAVTSTNAWVRRLGFPRWQRLHRLAYVAAVLGVVHFVWRVKKDVTEPLIYAAVLGLLFAIRAAEAVRKRRARDAVAARSAASP
- a CDS encoding response regulator is translated as MKAGTLPSPEPVPNRSTTEKAGPLGARPAAGVAPQRVLLVDDSRSIRTLLKIYLMARNFEFLEAESAEEGLKVAESGPVDLILTDFHMDGMNGADFAAQIRASPNAKLSKVPILMMTGDPNVAEVRALGQKAGISAFVRKPVSCAQLMTLVDTILPLPRK